The Coleofasciculaceae cyanobacterium genomic sequence TTGCTGTTGTATTTAGTCTCTAAAAAGCCTAGAATCTTTAGCTTTTGACTTCTTAACAGTGGGTGACTTTGGCTGAACTTAATGTTACCCAGTAAGTTATATCATCTTTAGTAATCCTTTCCTTTTGTTGTTGTTCAATTTCGCTAGCAGCCCTGCGAGCATTGTGTAGTTGCGGAAACAAGTTTTGTAAAAAGAAATTAACTGTATTCGGTTTAATTAACCCTTGTTTAACAGCAGTGTCTCCAAAACTTAGTGAATGCCTGTGTTGTTCAGAAAGTATGATGCCAATATCTTCTTCACTCAATAATCCTGCTTTATTCAAATAAAATCCGATAGGATGTTCTATTCTTTGATTAACCAACTTAAATTATTCTTGAACAAAGAAATCGGCAGTATCTTGTTTGATCCATCCTCTTAAGGCTAAGATTTCCCCTAGTCGCATATCTTGATAATAGTTTTGATCTCTAAGAGCGACCTCTAGCTGCGGACTAGTAATTAGATCGGCTTCTTGTAAAATTTCGCCAATCGGCTTAAAGGTAACAAATTTAGACATTATAAGTATCAAAAAAGCAGTATATATAAAAGATTTATTAAGATTTATAATTAGTTCTAAAATAACTGATGATTGATTGAATTGGGTAAAGTTCAGCGCAAAAATAAGCTTTGTCTGAACGGACAAAATTGCTCTTATTTTCAACTTGAAACATTAGCCTATTTGGTTAAATAAACAGCATGATGCTCGATATGTTCCTTTATAAAACTACTAACTGTAAAGTAGCTGTGATCGTATCCCGATTGCCATCGTAAATTAAGATTTTGTCCGACTTGTTGACAAGCAGCTTGGAAAGTTTCGGGCAATAATTGTTTTTGTTGATAAAATTGATCGTCAGTTCCTTGGTCGATCAAAATTGTCGAGTTTAGCTGAGTATGCTTAATTAACTCACTAGCGTCATATTCTGCCCAGTTTTGGCGATCGCTGCCTAAATAGGCGGTAAATAGTTTGTTTCCCCAGGGACATTGCATCGGTGCTGCTATTGGTGCGAAGGCAGATACTGATAAATATTGCTGAGGATTTTTTAAAGCGCAAATTAAGGCACCATGTCCTCCCATCGAATGTCCAAAAATACTTTGTTTTTCAGGATTAACTGGAAAATTAGCAGCAATCAAGCCAGGTAATTCTTGGGTAACGTAGCTATACATCTTGTAATGCTTTTGCCAAGGATCTACCGTAGCATCTACATAAAAACCTGCGCCACTGCCCAAATCCCAAGTTTCATCTTCTCCAGGTATTCCCGTGTTGCGCGGGCTAGTATCAGGCACGACGAGCATAATACCCAATTCGGCTGCATATTTTTGTGCGCCAGCTTTAGTAATAAAATTGTCCTCGGTACAGGTTAAGCCAGATAGATAATAGAGAATAGGCATTGACTGAGAAGACGGTGTTTGAGGCGGAAGATAGACTGCAAAATTCATCTTACAGTTACAGGTAGATGATTGATGTGAGTAATAGGCAACTGTACCATCGAAACAGCGGTATTCGGACTTGAGGTTTAAATAATCGGACATGGTATTTTGGTAAATTGGGTATCAATAAAATTATCTGACGTTTAATGATTGATTACAATATGAGCGATCAATTCAATAAATTCAATATTTTCAGCTTGAGCATTACTAAAATAAGTTAAATATTTGAAACCAATTAATCCATGGGACTTTGTAGTTATCGATACTGAAGGGCAAAGAGAAATACGAGAAATTGCGATCATCAACGCTGAAGGCAAATTAATCTATGAAGCTTTTAATTGTGAGCATCCTAATGGTCTAGATCGCGGCGTATTAAGTAAATCACTCAAGATTATTCTTTTAGACTTCAAAGCAATTGTTCATCATAAAATACTTGTGTTTCATCATGCTAGTCACGACCTTCAAGTATTAAAAAAGAGCTTCCAAAAAGTTAATCTATCCTGGCAAGATTTTAACCAAGTACATTGCACCTATAAATTAGCTAAAGAATTTTTTCCTCATTACTATTCTTATTCATTAGAATACCTTGCTAAAAAGCTAAATTTAAAAGTAGATCGTCAGTACTTTGATCGTGGAAAAGCTCATCTAGCCCGATATGATGCTCAGTTTACCTACCAAATCTATATAACAATTAAGCGGAAAATGACTTTAACATCCCTAGTAAATAATCCTTTTGGCAGTAGTCGTGTCGATAATCCTTTTCAAAGCCATCCAGACAACATCAATATTTATCGCGATCAGTACACCACCTTAGAAGCGGTAATTGACGATATTAAATGCGATCAAAATCATCAAAGTAAAGGTGCAGTAATTATCGGTAAGCCTGGGACTGGCAAAACCCATTTAATTATGCGTTTAGCTCAACAAAGATTGAAGCTCAATCGCTTGTTATTTATTCCTTGTCCTAATGATGCTGGCACAATTAAATATCATACTTATAGCTGTATTTTAGAATCTTTAAACAAGAACATACCAGGCACAAAATTTAATCAATTAGAGTATTTTTTGGCAAATACCTTTGTTAGCATCATCAAGTCGAGTAATAATAAGACTCAAAAAATAAAAACCATTTTAGACAATATTGAAAACCATCCTCTTTTGCTTTACGAAATGTTAGGCCAAGAAGGTACTGAAAAGAGAAGAAAAAACTGGGACTATATTGAAAAATATACTAATGACTGGTGGCTCAAAAAATATGGTGCTGCGGGCTATGCGCCAGAAATTATTAAGGGTATAGTTAAATTCTGTCGCTACTGTGATCTCAACTATAAACAGTTAGTAAAAAAATGGTTGGCTGCGGATGAATTAGAAGCAGAAGAATTAACTAAAATTGGCTTAAGTAGCTGGCATGATGAGATTAGCAAAGAAGATTTTTCAATCGATGCGATCGCAGTTTTAGGCAAACTATCTTTGTTACATGAACCGTTAATTATGGTTTTTGACCAGCTAGAAATGCTGGGATTAGAACATAACCGCAGTATTTTGCTCAATTTTGGGGAAGCGCTCAAAGAAATTTTTACTAGAGTTCCTCATAGTCTAATTGTCTTTAATTTATTTCCCAATCGCTGGCAACAGCTACAGCAAATTTTTGATGGCTCAATTATCGACCGTATTGCTCAATACCAACTGTTTTTAGCACCGCCAACAACGGAAGAAATTCAGGAAATTTTACAGTTAAAAGCAACAGAAGCGGGGACAGATTTAACCAGTTTGTTTACGACTCAGGAACTCGAACAAATTATTGGCGATCGCCATTCTATACGTACAGTTTTAAATCATGCTGCGGCATATTTTCGCTATAAATATCAGAATATCCCTTTACCAGATCGCAAAAGCGATGTTGCTGACTCAGAAAACAAAGTAACTCTATCAGCAATTGACTCTAGATTAGACAAGCTAGAATCTCAGCAAAATCGATTAGAACGGTTACTTACAAATATTGCTCAAGCGTTAAATGTTTTTACTCATAACACACAAGAGAATCAATTACTCAGCAATCTTAGCTACACACCGCAAGTAAATTCAGCCAAACCTGCTGCCAAATTTGCAAAGTCTTTAGAAGAAAAAGTTAAAAATTATCTAGATACTCAGCAAACCATACTGGAACAAAATTATCATGAGACGGAAATTCTGCTCGACGAAAAGGATATTGGTAAATTACAGGATATTATCGAAGCCTTTAAAAAAATATTCGAGCTAGAAACAGATGTTTTTCCGACTAAGCAAGTTCTACCACCTCACCGAATTATAATCAATAAAAATCTTTGTATTGGTTTCTTAAGTAGCTGCAAAGGAAGCAAGTTCACCTCAAGAATTCAAAATTACAACGAATTAATCGCAACCAAAGAACAAATGAGATTTCTACTATGGCGTGATGATCGAAGCGATCCGATTAAACCCAAAACAGTAGGAAGTAGAGAAATAGACAAACTTGAAAATACCAAGAATGGAGAATTTAAACAGTTTGAGCGCGATAATCGAATTACTTTTGAACTAATTTATAAATTTATTAGCGATGTCTATAATCAGGATCTAGAAATAGATCTTGATACGCAGTTTAAATCTGCACTTAAAATAGTGGCAGATTACTTTCAAGATTATTGGTTGATCGAAGAACTACATTGATTGCTATCGGTGACCAACTGCATCTAAACTGCGATCGAGTTAAACAATCTAATCTATCTGTTTGCGAACCGTCTTTGGCATTTACTTTTGGCACAATATCGGGACGTTCCATGTTTTCCCAACCCGCAGGGCGTTTAGAATTATACCAAGCAACTGAACCTATAGTTACAGCCGCTAAAAAACCGACTACGTAAACTGCAACGAAATAAGTAGGGAATTCTGCCGCTACTGCAAATAGTAAACTTATAGCAAATAAATAATTTCAGCTTGATAGTGTCGCAATTTTAAGCCGAGGGACGCGGCGGTTTCTTGCGCTTGTCCAATCGGCTGGTTAAGAAGTGATTTTAAATTGATTTTTATTCCTTCTTCTACGGAAGATTTTTGTCTCCCACTAGCGGAGGCTTTGTACTTTAGCGATCGCCTTGTCTGCTCGGATATTCCAATTTTTCGAGAAATAACTAAATAACTAAGTGCTGAAAAATATTATTAAAGATCGCTGCTAAATGTCGCCAACGAAATTCGGTCTAAAATATTTTATAGTTGTTTTTTTAAAATAGTCAGCCGATAACTTAACTTTACTCAATTAAGATTCTCAGTTGATAAAGAATTTAAACTAATTACCAAAGGGATCGCAACTAAGCATAATTTAAGTATCCAAGGCGCACAAAATAGAGTTAACAAAGAAAAGGCTATAGAGGTAAATCGCATCCCAGCTTTAAAAACATCGTCATCTATTTTAGAACTTATGTATAGTGCGATCGCAGCAACGAACAGAGTCACCAGTGAAAGGGTGAGCATTTTATTATTCCTCTTATTATTTAGATAGTGGTGTCTTTGCCGTTGTCAAAAACCGAGCTTCGCTTCAATCTTACTGTTACGACTGGCTATAAAATTTAAACGGTCATTAACCCTAATATTAAGATATTATAACTTCCAATTTTTTTGTCAATATATAAGTATAACTAAA encodes the following:
- a CDS encoding exonuclease domain-containing protein, producing the protein MKPINPWDFVVIDTEGQREIREIAIINAEGKLIYEAFNCEHPNGLDRGVLSKSLKIILLDFKAIVHHKILVFHHASHDLQVLKKSFQKVNLSWQDFNQVHCTYKLAKEFFPHYYSYSLEYLAKKLNLKVDRQYFDRGKAHLARYDAQFTYQIYITIKRKMTLTSLVNNPFGSSRVDNPFQSHPDNINIYRDQYTTLEAVIDDIKCDQNHQSKGAVIIGKPGTGKTHLIMRLAQQRLKLNRLLFIPCPNDAGTIKYHTYSCILESLNKNIPGTKFNQLEYFLANTFVSIIKSSNNKTQKIKTILDNIENHPLLLYEMLGQEGTEKRRKNWDYIEKYTNDWWLKKYGAAGYAPEIIKGIVKFCRYCDLNYKQLVKKWLAADELEAEELTKIGLSSWHDEISKEDFSIDAIAVLGKLSLLHEPLIMVFDQLEMLGLEHNRSILLNFGEALKEIFTRVPHSLIVFNLFPNRWQQLQQIFDGSIIDRIAQYQLFLAPPTTEEIQEILQLKATEAGTDLTSLFTTQELEQIIGDRHSIRTVLNHAAAYFRYKYQNIPLPDRKSDVADSENKVTLSAIDSRLDKLESQQNRLERLLTNIAQALNVFTHNTQENQLLSNLSYTPQVNSAKPAAKFAKSLEEKVKNYLDTQQTILEQNYHETEILLDEKDIGKLQDIIEAFKKIFELETDVFPTKQVLPPHRIIINKNLCIGFLSSCKGSKFTSRIQNYNELIATKEQMRFLLWRDDRSDPIKPKTVGSREIDKLENTKNGEFKQFERDNRITFELIYKFISDVYNQDLEIDLDTQFKSALKIVADYFQDYWLIEELH
- the fghA gene encoding S-formylglutathione hydrolase, with amino-acid sequence MSDYLNLKSEYRCFDGTVAYYSHQSSTCNCKMNFAVYLPPQTPSSQSMPILYYLSGLTCTEDNFITKAGAQKYAAELGIMLVVPDTSPRNTGIPGEDETWDLGSGAGFYVDATVDPWQKHYKMYSYVTQELPGLIAANFPVNPEKQSIFGHSMGGHGALICALKNPQQYLSVSAFAPIAAPMQCPWGNKLFTAYLGSDRQNWAEYDASELIKHTQLNSTILIDQGTDDQFYQQKQLLPETFQAACQQVGQNLNLRWQSGYDHSYFTVSSFIKEHIEHHAVYLTK